From a single Capsicum annuum cultivar UCD-10X-F1 chromosome 12, UCD10Xv1.1, whole genome shotgun sequence genomic region:
- the LOC107851175 gene encoding cycloeucalenol cycloisomerase — protein sequence MMKGNKVTSSTSSLWLAQNPSKRWGEVFFLLYTPFWLTLCLGVVVPYKLYEDFTEWEYLLVGLVSALPAFIVPMIFVGKADRNTAWKDRYWVKANLWIAIFTYVGNYFWTHYFFTVLGASYTFPSWRMNNVPHTTFLLAHVCFLFYHVSANMTLRRLQHAIADLPENIQWAFKAGWILAYAYFIAYLETLAISNFPYYDFVDRAVMYKVGSLFYAIYFIVSYPMFFRIDEKPGDSWDLPRVSIDALGAAMLVTILLDLWRLFLGPIVPMPETKQCVQSGLPWFAMTS from the exons ATGATGAaag GTAATAAAGTGACTAGTTCAACATCCAGTCTGTGGTTAGCTCAAAATCCTAGCAAGAGATGGGGTGAAGTGTTCTTTTTGCTTTACACTCCGTTTTGGCTCACCTTATGCCTTGGTGTTGTGGTCCCATATAAGCTCTATGAG GATTTTACAGAGTGGGAATACCTCTTGGTGGGGCTTGTTTCTGCACTTCCTGCTTTTATTGTACCCATGATATTTGTCGGAAAG GCTGACAGGAACACTGCTTGGAAAGATCGTTATTGGGTGAAG GCTAATCTCTGGATAGCAATTTTCACTTACGTTGGGAATTACTTTTGGACCCACTATTTCTTCACAGTTTTAGGGGCTTCTTATACATTTCCATCTTGGAGGATGAATAAC GTACCACATACAACATTCCTTCTAGCTCATGTTTGCTTCCTGTTTTACCACGTCTCCGCAAACATGACCCTTCGTAGACTACAGCATGCTATTGCTGATTTGCCCGAGAATATTCAGTGGGCTTTCAAGGCTGGATGGATTCTGGCATATGCTTATTTTATAGCTTATCTGGAGACATTGGCTATTTCCAAT TTTCCGTACTATGACTTTGTGGACCGAGCAGTCATGTATAAAGTTGGCTCATTGTTTTATGCGATCTACTTCATTGTAAGCTATCCAATGTTTTTCAG GATTGATGAAAAGCCTGGAGATTCATGGGACTTGCCGAGAGTGTCCATCGATGCATTAGGTGCTGCAATGCTAGTCACCATTTTACTCGACTTATGGCGCCTTTTTCTAGGTCCCATTGTTCCAATGCCGGAAACCAAACAATGCGTTCAATCAGGACTCCCATGGTTTGCCATGACATCTTGA
- the LOC107851355 gene encoding kinesin-like protein KIN-12B isoform X2: MKQRTTILRENHDALPQSSSPNPTSLKQKPSNSPSNTMRKNKSSKENAPPPYHPLDLTSSPSVGSKIKSPLPPRPPNNLKRKLNLESVGSENASAGSSDSGVKVIVRMRPPTKDEEEGEVVVQKISNDALSIAGHTFTFDSIADAQSTQVDIFQHVGAPVVDNCLAGFNSSVFAYGQEQIKHADKQLMYQCRCSFLEIYNEQITDLLDPTQKNLQIREDVKTGVYVENLTEECVSSMKDVTKLLMKGVSNRRTGATSVNAESSRSHSVFTCVVESRCKSMADGISHLKRSRINLVDLAGSERQKLTGAAGERLKEAGNINKSLSQLGNLINILAEVSQTGKHRHIPYRDSKLTFLLQESLGGNAKLAMICAVSPSQSCKSETLSTLRFAQRAKAIKNKAVINEEMQDDVNVLREVIRQLREELLRMKANGYQADQAGWSVRRSLNLLKFSLNHPMNLPVDDEGDTEMEIVEEAELLGLLSGGSKENSMLGILRKTFSKGSSLIDSAVQHGEKEYGCNREQVSEDTDVTMDEEVSEAAGEHESSTVDGAGPHDFKKLGDDSSMEPTEDEYVLSSASEMQNQGKQEVVEDSPSEKFSERTPENSSKSLERNTACTNLSIAQCDVLPTFDYPAPSVSPRANSSTKSLGTSVLSVSKKDLGDELDTPDLFFTKPSNSICLNSPSQRNKSCFTSTEHLAASLQRGLEIISTRQGTSLRRSSVRFSSCKAADISAIIPVAKVDIGVQTVGKDDESFEGASMFLCSKCKARNSLQELKDADDGSNLQLVPVNGLQLVSETASQSCENFQIQVPKAVEKVLAGAIRREMALEEICSKRTSEITQLNRLIQQYKHERECNAIISQTREDKIIRLESYMDGILSKEEFMEDELLAVIHEHKLLKAKYENHPEVLSERLELRRVQEELERYRNFFDLGERDVLLEEIQDLRSQLQFYVDFSPRSSKKENSLLQLTYPCEPSVPPTLSTIPESNEESSEQSFERERIQWTETESKWISLIEELRLDLQSTRTLSEKRKQELDLEKKCSEELKEAMERAMQGHARMIEQYAELEERHIQLLARHRKVQVGIEDVKKAAIKAGVRGAESKFINALAAEISALRVERENERRYFRDENKELQNQLRDTAEAVQAAGELLARLKEAEEDIAAAEKRAIHAEKEASEAYRQIDKLKKKHEEVNSLRGEPRIHTREPVYDTTDTGDDRWREEFAPFYNTKEEEELPKFGEPSSWFSGYDRCNV; this comes from the exons ATGAAGCAACGAACCACAATCTTACGCGAAAATCACGACGCGCTGCCACAATCGTCGTCGCCGAACCCTACTTCACTGAAGCAAAAGCCATCAAATTCACCGAGTAATACTATGCGGAAGAATAAATCATCGAAAGAAAATGCTCCTCCGCCATATCATCCGTTAGATCTGACCTCATCGCCGTCCGTTGGATCGAAAATCAAGAGTCCGTTACCTCCTCGACCTCCGAATAATTTGAAACGGAAGCTTAATTTGGAGTCCGTTGGTAGTGAGAACGCGAGTGCTGGATCTTCTGATTCCGGAGTTAAG GTCATAGTGAGGATGAGGCCGCCAACCAAGGATGAGGAAGAGGGGGAAGTTGTTGTCCAGAAGATATCTAATGATGCTCTCTCAATAGCTGGACATACTTTTACATTTGACTCTATTGCAGATGCCCAATCaacacag GTTGATATATTCCAGCATGTGGGAGCTCCTGTTGTTGATAATTGTCTTGCTGGATTTAACAGCTCAGTATTTGCTTATGGGCAG GAACAAATCAAGCATGCTGACAAACAGCTCATGTATCAGTGTCGATGTTCTTTTCTTGAG ATATACAATGAACAAATCACTGATCTATTGGATCCTACTCAAAAAAATCTCCAG ATCAGAGAAGATGTCAAAACAGGTGTTTATGTAGAAAATTTGACTGAGGAATGTGTGTCCTCCATGAAGGATGTGACAAAGCTTTTGATGAAG GGAGTGTCAAACAGGAGAACTGGTGCTACGAGTGTAAATGCTGAGAGTTCACGTTCTCACAGTGTATTCACCTGTGTTGTTGAATCACGATGCAAG AGCATGGCAGATGGTATAAGCCACCTAAAGAGGAGTAGAATAAATCTTGTTGATCTTGCTGGATCAGAAAGACAAAAGCTAACTGGTGCAGCTGGTGAACGCTTGAAGGAAGCAGGAAACATCAATAAATCACTTTCACAGTTGGG GAACTTGATAAACATTCTTGCAGAAGTTTCTCAAACGGGCAAGCATAGACACATCCCCTATAGAGATTCCAAGTTGACATTTTTGTTACAGGAATCTCTCGGTGGGAATGCAAAACTTGCAATGATCTGTGCCGTTTCTCCATCCCAAAG TTGTAAAAGCGAGACTTTGAGTACCCTGAGATTTGCCCAGCGTGCAAAGGCAATCAAGAATAAGGCGGTAATCAATGAAGAAATGCAAGATGATGTAAATGTCTTAAGAGAAGTTATACGTCAGCTAAGG GAGGAACTGCTAAGAATGAAGGCAAATGGCTATCAAGCAGATCAGGCAGGATGGAGTGTTCGTAGAAGCTTAAATCTATTAAAGTTCAGTCTTAACCATCCAATGAATCTACCTGTTGATGATGAAGGTGATACAGAAATGGAGATTGTTGAGGAAGCCGAACTATTAGGTCTCTTATCCGGAGGCAGTAAAGAGAATAGCATGCTTGGTATCCTGCGGAAAACATTTTCAAAAGGTTCTTCGCTAATTGATTCTGCGGTGCAGCATGGGGAAAAGGAGTATGGCTGCAACAGGGAGCAGGTCTCTGAGGATACAGATGTTACCATGGATGAAGAGGTATCTGAAGCAGCTGGGGAGCATGAAAGCAGTACTGTTGATGGTGCTGGACCGCATGACTTCAAAAAGCTAGGTGATGATTCTTCTATGGAGCCAACTGAAGATGAGTATGTTCTGTCTTCTGCCAGCGAAATGCAGAATCAAGGAAAACAGGAAGTGGTAGAGGACTCACCCTCAGAAAAATTTTCTGAACGGACTCCGGAGAACTCTTCTAAAAGCTTGGAGAGAAATACTGCCTGCACTAATCTCAGTATAGCTCAATgtgatgtgttgcctacttttGACTATCCCGCTCCAAGCGTTTCACCAAGAGCTAATAGCAGTACGAAAAGTCTTGGGACTTCAGTGCTGAGTGTTTCAAAGAAGGACCTTGGAGATGAATTGGATACCCCTGACTTATTCTTCACAAAGCCTTCAAACAGTATTTGTTTGAATTCTCcaagtcaaagaaacaaaagTTGTTTCACTTCAACCGAACATTTGGCAGCTAGTCTTCAGCGGGGACTTGAAATTATTAGTACTCGACAAGGTACATCTTTGAGGCGCTCCTCGGTCAGATTTTCTTCTTGCAAGGCTGCTGATATTAGTGCAATTATACCAGTTGCTAAAGTAGATATTGGAGTTCAAACTGTTGGAAAAGACGATGAATCATTTGAAGGAGCTTCAATGTTTTTGTGTAGTAAATGTAAGGCAAGAAATTCACTGCAAGAGCTTAAAGATGCCGATGATGGCTCGAATTTGCAGTTGGTACCTGTTAATGGATTACAGTTGGTATCTGAAACTGCATCACAGTCCTGTGAAAACTTCCAGATTCAAGTACCTAAA GCAGTAGAAAAGGTTTTGGCTGGAGCTATACGAAGAGAGATGGCACTTGAAGAAATATGTTCCAAGCGAACTTCTGAAATCACACAACTTAACCGTTTG ATCCAGCAATACAAACATGAACGAGAATGCAATGCTATAATTAGCCAAACACGTGAAGATAAGATCATTCGCCTTGAGAGTTATATGGATGGAATTTTATCAAAGGAAGAGTTCATGGAGGATGAGCTGTTGGCAGTGATTCATGAGCACAAG CTTCTGAAGGCAAAGTATGAAAATCATCCTGAAGTTTTAAGTGAGAGACTTGAACTAAGAAGAGTTCAAGAGGAGCTAGAGAGATATCGTAACTTCTTTGACTTAGGTGAGAGGGATGTTTTACTGGAGGAGATTCAGGATCTGAGGAGCCAGCTACAGTTTTATGTGGACTTCTCACCAAGGTCATCCAAGAAAGAAAACTCTCTTCTACAATTAACATACCCATGTGAGCCCAGTGTGCCGCCAACTTTATCCACAATTCCGGAGTCCAATGAGGAGAGTTCTGAACAGAGTTTTGAAAGGGAGAGAATTCAATGGACTGAAACTGAGAGTAAGTGGATTTCTCTGATAGAGGAGTTGAGGTTAGACCTACAATCTACCCGCACCTTGTCTGAAAAACGAAAACAAGAACTGGATTTGGAAAAGAAATGCTCGGAAGAGCTGAAAGAAGCAATGGAGAGGGCAATGCAGGGCCATGCACGAATGATTGAGCAGTATGCTGAACTTGAAGAGAGACATATTCAACTGCTTGCAAGGCATAGGAAGGTTCAAGTTGGTATAGAGGATGTAAAAAAGGCCGCCATCAAAGCCGGAGTTAGAGGCGCTGAATCTAAATTCATAAATGCTCTTGCTGCAGAAATTTCAGCTCTGAGAGTGGAGAGGGAAAATGAAAGACGGTATTTCCGGGATGAAAATAAGGAGCTTCAGAACCAACTTAGGGATACTGCTGAAGCTGTACAAGCAGCTGGTGAATTGCTTGCTCGGCTtaaagaagcagaagaagatattgCAGCTGCAGAG AAACGAGCCATTCATGCAGAGAAAGAAGCTAGTGAGGCTTATAGACAGATTGACAAACTGAAGAAAAAACATGAAGAGGTCAACAGTTTACGGGGAGAACCCCGTATACATACACGAGAACCTGTATATGATACAACCGACACAGGTGATGATCGGTGGAGAGAAGAATTCGCACCGTTCTACAACACCAAAGAGGAGGAGGAACTACCAAAATTTGGAGAGCCCTCTTCTTGGTTCTCCGGGTATGACAGGTGCAATGTATAG
- the LOC107851355 gene encoding kinesin-like protein KIN-12B isoform X1, which yields MKQRTTILRENHDALPQSSSPNPTSLKQKPSNSPSNTMRKNKSSKENAPPPYHPLDLTSSPSVGSKIKSPLPPRPPNNLKRKLNLESVGSENASAGSSDSGVKVIVRMRPPTKDEEEGEVVVQKISNDALSIAGHTFTFDSIADAQSTQVDIFQHVGAPVVDNCLAGFNSSVFAYGQTGSGKTYTIWGPTNALLGENLTIDQRGLAPRVFQRLFERIEEEQIKHADKQLMYQCRCSFLEIYNEQITDLLDPTQKNLQIREDVKTGVYVENLTEECVSSMKDVTKLLMKGVSNRRTGATSVNAESSRSHSVFTCVVESRCKSMADGISHLKRSRINLVDLAGSERQKLTGAAGERLKEAGNINKSLSQLGNLINILAEVSQTGKHRHIPYRDSKLTFLLQESLGGNAKLAMICAVSPSQSCKSETLSTLRFAQRAKAIKNKAVINEEMQDDVNVLREVIRQLREELLRMKANGYQADQAGWSVRRSLNLLKFSLNHPMNLPVDDEGDTEMEIVEEAELLGLLSGGSKENSMLGILRKTFSKGSSLIDSAVQHGEKEYGCNREQVSEDTDVTMDEEVSEAAGEHESSTVDGAGPHDFKKLGDDSSMEPTEDEYVLSSASEMQNQGKQEVVEDSPSEKFSERTPENSSKSLERNTACTNLSIAQCDVLPTFDYPAPSVSPRANSSTKSLGTSVLSVSKKDLGDELDTPDLFFTKPSNSICLNSPSQRNKSCFTSTEHLAASLQRGLEIISTRQGTSLRRSSVRFSSCKAADISAIIPVAKVDIGVQTVGKDDESFEGASMFLCSKCKARNSLQELKDADDGSNLQLVPVNGLQLVSETASQSCENFQIQVPKAVEKVLAGAIRREMALEEICSKRTSEITQLNRLIQQYKHERECNAIISQTREDKIIRLESYMDGILSKEEFMEDELLAVIHEHKLLKAKYENHPEVLSERLELRRVQEELERYRNFFDLGERDVLLEEIQDLRSQLQFYVDFSPRSSKKENSLLQLTYPCEPSVPPTLSTIPESNEESSEQSFERERIQWTETESKWISLIEELRLDLQSTRTLSEKRKQELDLEKKCSEELKEAMERAMQGHARMIEQYAELEERHIQLLARHRKVQVGIEDVKKAAIKAGVRGAESKFINALAAEISALRVERENERRYFRDENKELQNQLRDTAEAVQAAGELLARLKEAEEDIAAAEKRAIHAEKEASEAYRQIDKLKKKHEEVNSLRGEPRIHTREPVYDTTDTGDDRWREEFAPFYNTKEEEELPKFGEPSSWFSGYDRCNV from the exons ATGAAGCAACGAACCACAATCTTACGCGAAAATCACGACGCGCTGCCACAATCGTCGTCGCCGAACCCTACTTCACTGAAGCAAAAGCCATCAAATTCACCGAGTAATACTATGCGGAAGAATAAATCATCGAAAGAAAATGCTCCTCCGCCATATCATCCGTTAGATCTGACCTCATCGCCGTCCGTTGGATCGAAAATCAAGAGTCCGTTACCTCCTCGACCTCCGAATAATTTGAAACGGAAGCTTAATTTGGAGTCCGTTGGTAGTGAGAACGCGAGTGCTGGATCTTCTGATTCCGGAGTTAAG GTCATAGTGAGGATGAGGCCGCCAACCAAGGATGAGGAAGAGGGGGAAGTTGTTGTCCAGAAGATATCTAATGATGCTCTCTCAATAGCTGGACATACTTTTACATTTGACTCTATTGCAGATGCCCAATCaacacag GTTGATATATTCCAGCATGTGGGAGCTCCTGTTGTTGATAATTGTCTTGCTGGATTTAACAGCTCAGTATTTGCTTATGGGCAG ACTGGTAGCGGGAAGACATATACAATTTGGGGACCAACCAACGCCTTGTTGGGAGAAAACTTGACCATTGATCAACGGGGATTAGCCCCGCGTGTTTTTCAGAGGCTTTTTGAACGTATTGAGGAG GAACAAATCAAGCATGCTGACAAACAGCTCATGTATCAGTGTCGATGTTCTTTTCTTGAG ATATACAATGAACAAATCACTGATCTATTGGATCCTACTCAAAAAAATCTCCAG ATCAGAGAAGATGTCAAAACAGGTGTTTATGTAGAAAATTTGACTGAGGAATGTGTGTCCTCCATGAAGGATGTGACAAAGCTTTTGATGAAG GGAGTGTCAAACAGGAGAACTGGTGCTACGAGTGTAAATGCTGAGAGTTCACGTTCTCACAGTGTATTCACCTGTGTTGTTGAATCACGATGCAAG AGCATGGCAGATGGTATAAGCCACCTAAAGAGGAGTAGAATAAATCTTGTTGATCTTGCTGGATCAGAAAGACAAAAGCTAACTGGTGCAGCTGGTGAACGCTTGAAGGAAGCAGGAAACATCAATAAATCACTTTCACAGTTGGG GAACTTGATAAACATTCTTGCAGAAGTTTCTCAAACGGGCAAGCATAGACACATCCCCTATAGAGATTCCAAGTTGACATTTTTGTTACAGGAATCTCTCGGTGGGAATGCAAAACTTGCAATGATCTGTGCCGTTTCTCCATCCCAAAG TTGTAAAAGCGAGACTTTGAGTACCCTGAGATTTGCCCAGCGTGCAAAGGCAATCAAGAATAAGGCGGTAATCAATGAAGAAATGCAAGATGATGTAAATGTCTTAAGAGAAGTTATACGTCAGCTAAGG GAGGAACTGCTAAGAATGAAGGCAAATGGCTATCAAGCAGATCAGGCAGGATGGAGTGTTCGTAGAAGCTTAAATCTATTAAAGTTCAGTCTTAACCATCCAATGAATCTACCTGTTGATGATGAAGGTGATACAGAAATGGAGATTGTTGAGGAAGCCGAACTATTAGGTCTCTTATCCGGAGGCAGTAAAGAGAATAGCATGCTTGGTATCCTGCGGAAAACATTTTCAAAAGGTTCTTCGCTAATTGATTCTGCGGTGCAGCATGGGGAAAAGGAGTATGGCTGCAACAGGGAGCAGGTCTCTGAGGATACAGATGTTACCATGGATGAAGAGGTATCTGAAGCAGCTGGGGAGCATGAAAGCAGTACTGTTGATGGTGCTGGACCGCATGACTTCAAAAAGCTAGGTGATGATTCTTCTATGGAGCCAACTGAAGATGAGTATGTTCTGTCTTCTGCCAGCGAAATGCAGAATCAAGGAAAACAGGAAGTGGTAGAGGACTCACCCTCAGAAAAATTTTCTGAACGGACTCCGGAGAACTCTTCTAAAAGCTTGGAGAGAAATACTGCCTGCACTAATCTCAGTATAGCTCAATgtgatgtgttgcctacttttGACTATCCCGCTCCAAGCGTTTCACCAAGAGCTAATAGCAGTACGAAAAGTCTTGGGACTTCAGTGCTGAGTGTTTCAAAGAAGGACCTTGGAGATGAATTGGATACCCCTGACTTATTCTTCACAAAGCCTTCAAACAGTATTTGTTTGAATTCTCcaagtcaaagaaacaaaagTTGTTTCACTTCAACCGAACATTTGGCAGCTAGTCTTCAGCGGGGACTTGAAATTATTAGTACTCGACAAGGTACATCTTTGAGGCGCTCCTCGGTCAGATTTTCTTCTTGCAAGGCTGCTGATATTAGTGCAATTATACCAGTTGCTAAAGTAGATATTGGAGTTCAAACTGTTGGAAAAGACGATGAATCATTTGAAGGAGCTTCAATGTTTTTGTGTAGTAAATGTAAGGCAAGAAATTCACTGCAAGAGCTTAAAGATGCCGATGATGGCTCGAATTTGCAGTTGGTACCTGTTAATGGATTACAGTTGGTATCTGAAACTGCATCACAGTCCTGTGAAAACTTCCAGATTCAAGTACCTAAA GCAGTAGAAAAGGTTTTGGCTGGAGCTATACGAAGAGAGATGGCACTTGAAGAAATATGTTCCAAGCGAACTTCTGAAATCACACAACTTAACCGTTTG ATCCAGCAATACAAACATGAACGAGAATGCAATGCTATAATTAGCCAAACACGTGAAGATAAGATCATTCGCCTTGAGAGTTATATGGATGGAATTTTATCAAAGGAAGAGTTCATGGAGGATGAGCTGTTGGCAGTGATTCATGAGCACAAG CTTCTGAAGGCAAAGTATGAAAATCATCCTGAAGTTTTAAGTGAGAGACTTGAACTAAGAAGAGTTCAAGAGGAGCTAGAGAGATATCGTAACTTCTTTGACTTAGGTGAGAGGGATGTTTTACTGGAGGAGATTCAGGATCTGAGGAGCCAGCTACAGTTTTATGTGGACTTCTCACCAAGGTCATCCAAGAAAGAAAACTCTCTTCTACAATTAACATACCCATGTGAGCCCAGTGTGCCGCCAACTTTATCCACAATTCCGGAGTCCAATGAGGAGAGTTCTGAACAGAGTTTTGAAAGGGAGAGAATTCAATGGACTGAAACTGAGAGTAAGTGGATTTCTCTGATAGAGGAGTTGAGGTTAGACCTACAATCTACCCGCACCTTGTCTGAAAAACGAAAACAAGAACTGGATTTGGAAAAGAAATGCTCGGAAGAGCTGAAAGAAGCAATGGAGAGGGCAATGCAGGGCCATGCACGAATGATTGAGCAGTATGCTGAACTTGAAGAGAGACATATTCAACTGCTTGCAAGGCATAGGAAGGTTCAAGTTGGTATAGAGGATGTAAAAAAGGCCGCCATCAAAGCCGGAGTTAGAGGCGCTGAATCTAAATTCATAAATGCTCTTGCTGCAGAAATTTCAGCTCTGAGAGTGGAGAGGGAAAATGAAAGACGGTATTTCCGGGATGAAAATAAGGAGCTTCAGAACCAACTTAGGGATACTGCTGAAGCTGTACAAGCAGCTGGTGAATTGCTTGCTCGGCTtaaagaagcagaagaagatattgCAGCTGCAGAG AAACGAGCCATTCATGCAGAGAAAGAAGCTAGTGAGGCTTATAGACAGATTGACAAACTGAAGAAAAAACATGAAGAGGTCAACAGTTTACGGGGAGAACCCCGTATACATACACGAGAACCTGTATATGATACAACCGACACAGGTGATGATCGGTGGAGAGAAGAATTCGCACCGTTCTACAACACCAAAGAGGAGGAGGAACTACCAAAATTTGGAGAGCCCTCTTCTTGGTTCTCCGGGTATGACAGGTGCAATGTATAG
- the LOC107849616 gene encoding transcription factor bHLH62, whose translation MDKKSLFMNNVNTMNELNCSTSFYQNDPFESNIIVSSNTNNFSDNFVLSEVIGKLGSICNSGEISPNSFVDSNNNSCYTTPMSSPPRLNLANFPSYFASNNLESCKLSRISRNMCIKENEFGDSRENSSVCEQIPIEEIGIKCQNDANSMKGKSIPKRKAKEIIAKNENVSTQNNESSSKRIKCDEKIGSDKEQNEENQKPQEPSKDYIHVRARRGQATDAHSLAERVRREKIGERMKFLQDLVPGCNKVTGKAVMLDEIINYVQSLQCQVEFLSMKLSNMNPTMDFNAESVTSKNMFQSVGSLHHNMNSSQTSVQEFPYGFQSQLGPNIQNLDGLVEQTPQVPTFFEDDLHSFIHMGFGQIQAQNCSGNVSTAQMKAEL comes from the exons ATGGACAAGAAGAGTTTGTTTATGAACAATGTCAACACAATGAATGAGTTGAATTGTAGTACTAGTTTTTATCAAAATGATCCATTTGAATCTAATATTATTGTGTCTAGTAATACCAACAATTTTAGTGACAACTTTGTATTAAGTGAAGTGATTGGTAAATTAGGAAGCATTTGTAATTCTGGTGAAATTTCACCAAATTCTTTTgttgatagtaataataattcTTGCTATACTACTCCAATGAGTTCTCCTCCAAGACTTAATTTGGCAAATTTTCCAAGTTATTTTGCTAGTAACAATTTGGAAAGTTGCAAActttcaagaatttcaagaaacatGTGTATCAAAGAAAATGAATTTGGAGATTCAAGAGAGAATTCATCAGTTTGTGAACAAATTCCAATTGAAGAAATTGGAATTaaatgtcaaaatgatgcaaatTCCATGAAGGGAAAATCAATTCCAAAGAGGAAAGCTAAAGAAATCATAGCCAAGAATGAAAAT GTTTCAACACAAAACAATGAATCAAGTTCCAAAAGAATCAAATGTGATGAAAAAATTGGAAGTgataaagaacaaaatgaagaaaatcaaaagcctCAAGAACCATCAAAGGATTATATTCATGTTAGAGCTAGAAGAGGCCAAGCCACAGATGCACATAGTCTTGCTGAAAGg GTGAGAAGAGAGAAAATTGGTGAAAGAATGAAGTTTTTACAAGATCTTGTACCTGGCTGCAATAAA gtgACTGGAAAAGCTGTGATGCTTGATGAGATCATTAACTATGTACAATCCCTCCAGTGTCAAGTCGAG TTCCTCTCGATGAAGTTATCTAATATGAATCCAACAATGGACTTCAACGCGGAGTCTGTTACCTCCAAGAAT ATGTTTCAATCCGTTGGATCGTTGCATCATAACATGAATTCATCGCAAACTTCAGTGCAAGAATTTCCATATGGATTTCAATCTCAACTAGGGCCAAATATACAGAATTTGGATGGTCTTGTGGAACAAACACCTCAG gttccAACATTCTTTGAAGATGATCTTCATAGTTTTATCCATATGGGGTTTGGCCAAATTCAAGCACAGAACTGTTCGG GCAATGTAAGCACAGCACAAATGAAGGCTGAACTATGA